The genomic DNA CGGCCGCCGACTGGCGCGGCATCGCCAACGAGGACCGGGAAGTCACCGGCACCGGCAATCTGGTGCTGGCCCGGCGGTCCCGGCGGCTGCTCGCCGAACTGGTCCGCCCGTATCGGGGCCGCGCACTGCTCGCGCTCGTTCTCGTCCTGATCGACAACGCGGCCACGGTCGCCGGCCCGCTGTTCGTCGCCTACGGCCTCGACCGTGGCATCGCGGGCGGGGCGCGCGGTGATTGGACGCCATTGGCGTGGGCTATCGGCGGCTACGCGTGCGCGGCCCTGGTGGGTGGGGTGTGCACATACTTCTTCGTCCGCCTCGTCGGCGAGCTCAGCCAGAACGTGTTGTTCGACCTGAGGGTGCGTGCGTTCGCCCACACCCAGCGCCTCGATGTCGCCTTCCACGAGAGATACACCTCGGGCAAGGTCGTCACGCGGCTCACCGGCGACATCGAGACACTGCAGGAACTGCTCGAGAGCGCCTTGAACATGGCACTGGGCGCGATCCTGTCGGTGGTGACCATCGCGGCACTGCTGGTCTATCTGGATCGGCCGCTGGCCGTGATCGTCTTCGCGGGCTTCGTACCGCTGGTGCTGGTCACCCGGTGGGCGCAGCGCAGACAGCGTACGGGCTATCGCCGTACCCGTCGCGCGGTCGCGCGGGTGGTGGTGCATTTCGTCGAATCGATGGGCGGGATGCGCGCGGTGCAGGCGTTCCGGCGCGAGCGTCGCAACGATTCCGTGCTCGCCGCCGAGGACGGCGAATTCCGGGCCGCCAATGTCACGGCGGTGTACGGCATGGCCGACTACGCCGCGCTCACCCGGCTGCTGGGTAACCTGACCACCGCTGTCGTGGTGGTGGTGGGCGCGTGGCGGGTCATCCACGGCGATCTCGCGATCGGCGTGCTGGCGGCATACCTGTTGTATCTCAACAACTTCTACAAGCCGCTCGACGAGCTGGCGCAGGTGTTCAACGCGTACCAGTCGGCCGCCGCGGCACTGGAGAAGATCTCCGGCGTGCTGGAGGAGCAGCCCGCGG from Nocardia higoensis includes the following:
- a CDS encoding ABC transporter ATP-binding protein; this translates as MSDDTGAVTATTTGTDAAADWRGIANEDREVTGTGNLVLARRSRRLLAELVRPYRGRALLALVLVLIDNAATVAGPLFVAYGLDRGIAGGARGDWTPLAWAIGGYACAALVGGVCTYFFVRLVGELSQNVLFDLRVRAFAHTQRLDVAFHERYTSGKVVTRLTGDIETLQELLESALNMALGAILSVVTIAALLVYLDRPLAVIVFAGFVPLVLVTRWAQRRQRTGYRRTRRAVARVVVHFVESMGGMRAVQAFRRERRNDSVLAAEDGEFRAANVTAVYGMADYAALTRLLGNLTTAVVVVVGAWRVIHGDLAIGVLAAYLLYLNNFYKPLDELAQVFNAYQSAAAALEKISGVLEEQPAVAEPIDPASLDNVEGEICFEGVWFDYSRPPEGQNGAGEPGPTAVLPVTDLAVAAGQVLALVGPTGAGKSTLAKLVTRFYDPSGGRVLLDGVDLRRIADADLRRHVVMVTQEAYLFAGSVADNIRLGKPDATDAEVRSAARAVGLEAFVETLPEGFDTDVRRRGGRLSAGQRQLVAFARVFLADPAVLVLDEATSSLDIPGERLVQEALETVLRGRTAIIIAHRLSTVAIADRVLVMEAGRIVEDGSPEELIAGEGRFAGLHAAWRESLV